One Halalkalicoccus sp. NIPERK01 DNA window includes the following coding sequences:
- the hisH gene encoding imidazole glycerol phosphate synthase subunit HisH: MSTNTQAPRAPETLAEVVVVDYGLGNLRSVTRGLERAGAAVEITDDPGAFSEADGIVLPGVGAFREGVENAGPYREPLLEAAERGQPVFGICLGMQMLLTESEEAAHDGEGDVRGLDLIPGTNLRFSQGQKVPHMGWNELSVEREHPLVEGVDGEYAYFVHSYYAEPEDSRTIVATTDYEIEFPAIVANAEGNVFGTQFHPEKSGETGLSILRNFVGICAER, encoded by the coding sequence ATGAGCACGAACACGCAGGCCCCGCGGGCGCCCGAGACGCTCGCGGAGGTCGTCGTCGTCGACTACGGGCTTGGCAACCTCCGGAGCGTCACGCGGGGACTGGAACGGGCCGGGGCCGCAGTCGAGATCACCGACGATCCCGGTGCCTTCTCCGAGGCCGACGGGATCGTCCTGCCGGGGGTGGGCGCGTTCCGCGAGGGCGTCGAGAACGCCGGACCGTACCGCGAACCGCTCCTCGAAGCGGCCGAGCGGGGCCAACCCGTCTTCGGCATCTGCCTCGGGATGCAGATGCTGCTGACGGAGAGTGAAGAAGCCGCCCACGACGGCGAGGGCGACGTCCGGGGGCTGGACCTGATCCCCGGGACGAACCTCCGGTTCTCGCAGGGCCAGAAGGTGCCCCACATGGGCTGGAACGAACTCTCGGTCGAACGGGAGCACCCCCTCGTCGAGGGCGTCGACGGCGAGTACGCCTACTTCGTCCACTCGTACTACGCCGAACCCGAGGACTCTCGAACGATCGTCGCCACCACCGACTACGAGATCGAGTTCCCCGCGATCGTCGCCAACGCCGAGGGCAACGTCTTCGGGACGCAGTTCCACCCCGAGAAGTCGGGCGAGACGGGACTTTCGATCCTGCGGAACTTCGTCGGGATCTGCGCCGAGCGGTAG